Proteins encoded within one genomic window of Chelatococcus sp. HY11:
- a CDS encoding ABC transporter ATP-binding protein — translation MMMQPIKPATPLLEATGLSKQFPLARGFGRKTILRAVDNVTLHINAGETLGLIGESGCGKSTLGRMISQLMDPTSGTIRFDGQDISQLPRPERRRVRQQIQTIFQDPYSSLNPIMTVRDIIAEPLRNFDVAKGPDADRKIREVLDLCGIPASAMIKYPREFSGGQRQRIGIARALVLKPRFIVADEPVSALDVSIQAQIVNFLRDLQREFKLSYLFIGHDMAVVRHISHRVSVMYLGRIVETAPSSRIYADPRHPYTQALLSSVPIPDPALEAKRQAKELKGEIPSPLAPPPGCHFNPRCAIADLAICTASVPPLTGSTPDHQAACHLQERAQVLPPT, via the coding sequence ATGATGATGCAACCAATCAAGCCAGCCACGCCACTGCTTGAGGCCACTGGCCTCTCCAAGCAGTTCCCGCTCGCGCGCGGCTTCGGCCGCAAGACAATCCTGCGTGCCGTCGACAACGTCACCCTGCACATCAACGCCGGCGAGACGCTCGGCCTGATCGGCGAATCCGGCTGCGGCAAGTCCACGCTGGGTCGCATGATCTCGCAGTTGATGGACCCGACCAGCGGCACCATCCGCTTCGATGGGCAGGATATCAGCCAGTTGCCTAGGCCTGAGCGCCGGCGGGTAAGGCAGCAGATCCAGACGATCTTCCAGGACCCCTACAGCTCGCTGAATCCGATCATGACGGTCCGCGACATCATCGCCGAACCGCTACGCAACTTCGACGTGGCGAAGGGGCCGGACGCCGACCGCAAGATCCGCGAGGTGCTCGACCTCTGCGGCATCCCCGCGAGCGCCATGATCAAGTATCCGCGTGAATTCTCCGGCGGCCAGCGCCAGCGCATTGGCATCGCGCGGGCCCTCGTGCTCAAGCCGCGCTTCATCGTGGCCGATGAGCCGGTTTCCGCGCTCGACGTATCGATCCAGGCGCAGATCGTCAATTTCCTGCGCGATCTGCAGCGTGAGTTCAAGCTGTCCTATCTGTTCATCGGCCACGACATGGCCGTGGTGCGGCACATCTCGCACCGCGTTTCTGTGATGTATCTCGGCCGTATCGTCGAGACCGCGCCCTCCTCGCGGATTTATGCCGATCCGCGGCACCCCTACACTCAGGCCTTGCTGAGCTCGGTGCCGATCCCCGATCCGGCGCTCGAAGCCAAGCGCCAGGCGAAGGAGCTGAAGGGCGAGATCCCTTCGCCGCTCGCCCCGCCACCCGGCTGCCATTTCAATCCACGCTGCGCCATCGCCGACCTGGCCATCTGTACCGCATCCGTTCCGCCGCTCACCGGTTCGACGCCCGACCACCAGGCGGCCTGCCATCTTCAGGAGCG
- a CDS encoding ABC transporter ATP-binding protein translates to MSDRTQPSEAVLSIKGLTTAFQTPYGEFKAVDNVTLEVRAHERVAVVGESGSGKSMLMLSILRLVPEPGKIVAGEVCFDGRDIAAISARDMADLRGSEIALIFQDPMSSWNPVKRIGRQIAEAMELHRKIERKSIRERVVDLLRKVGIPSPRERARAYPHEFSGGMRQRGMIGMGLSNNPKLLIADEPTTALDVTVQDQVIRLLRDVNEQYGTALILITHNLALVASLAERVVVMYAGRVMERGTAEQIFRAPQHPYTWGLLQSVPRIDQDSEQDLIGIPGSPLDNSQKIAGCKFNPRCRFKIDRCMVEEPGLIPVGDGQVARCWVMMKNTAFQNNDDATNQASHATA, encoded by the coding sequence GTGTCAGATCGCACGCAACCATCAGAGGCGGTGCTTTCCATCAAAGGACTGACCACCGCCTTTCAGACCCCCTATGGCGAGTTCAAAGCGGTCGACAACGTCACTCTTGAAGTGCGTGCGCATGAACGTGTCGCCGTGGTGGGCGAGTCCGGCTCGGGCAAGTCAATGCTAATGCTGTCGATTCTGCGGCTGGTGCCGGAGCCCGGCAAGATCGTCGCTGGCGAGGTCTGCTTCGACGGCCGCGACATCGCCGCCATCAGCGCCCGCGACATGGCAGATTTGCGCGGAAGCGAGATCGCGCTGATCTTCCAGGACCCGATGTCGTCATGGAACCCGGTTAAACGCATAGGCAGGCAGATCGCCGAGGCGATGGAACTGCACCGCAAGATCGAACGCAAGAGCATCCGCGAGCGCGTCGTCGATCTCCTGCGCAAGGTCGGCATTCCCTCGCCCAGGGAGCGCGCGCGGGCCTATCCGCACGAATTCTCCGGCGGCATGCGCCAGCGCGGCATGATCGGCATGGGCCTTTCCAACAATCCCAAGCTTCTGATCGCCGATGAGCCGACCACCGCGCTCGACGTTACCGTGCAGGATCAGGTGATCCGCCTATTGCGCGACGTCAACGAGCAATACGGCACCGCCCTTATCCTGATCACGCATAATCTGGCCCTGGTCGCAAGTCTCGCAGAGCGCGTCGTGGTCATGTATGCCGGCCGCGTCATGGAAAGAGGCACGGCCGAGCAGATTTTCCGTGCGCCACAGCATCCCTACACCTGGGGCCTGCTGCAGTCAGTGCCGCGCATCGACCAGGATTCCGAGCAGGATCTCATCGGCATTCCGGGCTCACCCCTCGACAACAGTCAGAAGATCGCCGGCTGCAAGTTCAATCCGCGTTGCCGGTTCAAGATCGACCGCTGCATGGTGGAGGAGCCGGGGCTGATCCCGGTTGGAGACGGTCAGGTCGCCCGCTGCTGGGTGATGATGAAGAACACGGCGTTCCAAAACAATGATGATGCAACCAATCAAGCCAGCCACGCCACTGCTTGA
- a CDS encoding ABC transporter permease has product MADALIPVQTGPRGRLRLPRLTWFKVTPSAVIGMTGLTFILGLAVLGPFLWPIDPLAISRDSFMPPSLAHPMGTDDLGRDILARAIQGARISLVIGMMGACVAALTGTLVGAVAGYAGGMVDELLMRMTEVFQVVPRFLLAIVVMALYGASQTSIVLVIGFLAWPGTARVVRAQFMILRGEEFVLAARMSGASRSRVVLRHILPNVAPYLIVSVFLQMGAAILVESFLSFIGLGDPSSPSWGLLLQQYQLYLQSAWWMTTFPGLLLAITIFSLNLLGDSFSTARHSGTRR; this is encoded by the coding sequence ATGGCCGACGCTCTCATTCCCGTTCAGACAGGTCCCAGGGGGCGTCTGCGCCTGCCGCGCTTGACCTGGTTCAAGGTGACGCCCTCTGCCGTGATAGGGATGACCGGCCTCACCTTCATCCTTGGACTAGCAGTCCTCGGCCCCTTTCTGTGGCCGATCGATCCGCTGGCGATCAGCCGCGACAGCTTCATGCCGCCGAGTCTCGCCCACCCGATGGGGACCGACGATCTTGGCCGCGACATCCTCGCCCGTGCCATCCAGGGCGCACGCATTTCGCTCGTGATTGGGATGATGGGCGCCTGCGTCGCCGCGCTGACGGGAACACTGGTCGGTGCCGTCGCCGGCTATGCCGGCGGAATGGTCGACGAGCTCCTGATGCGCATGACAGAGGTCTTTCAGGTGGTGCCGCGCTTTCTGCTCGCCATCGTCGTCATGGCGCTCTACGGCGCCAGCCAGACCAGCATCGTGCTGGTGATCGGCTTCCTGGCCTGGCCCGGCACAGCGCGCGTGGTGCGCGCCCAGTTCATGATCCTTCGCGGCGAGGAATTCGTGCTGGCCGCTCGCATGAGCGGGGCGAGCCGAAGCCGCGTCGTACTGCGCCACATCCTGCCCAATGTCGCGCCCTACCTGATCGTCTCAGTCTTCCTGCAAATGGGCGCGGCGATTTTGGTGGAATCCTTCCTGAGCTTCATCGGACTCGGCGATCCGTCCTCGCCGAGCTGGGGGCTCCTCCTCCAGCAATACCAGCTCTATTTGCAGTCGGCCTGGTGGATGACGACTTTTCCTGGCCTGCTTCTCGCGATCACCATCTTCAGCCTCAATCTCTTGGGCGACAGTTTCAGCACCGCGCGTCACAGCGGCACCCGGCGATAA
- a CDS encoding ABC transporter permease, with product MTMSLPGLVLNRVLLGIPTLLIIVTATFVLIRLAPGDPALILAGDAPTPEFLAAINERYGLDRPILEQLLIFLGQAIRFDLGTSIYYQQPVVDVVLQRAPATIILTASAILVAALAGVIFGVWAARHKGTNIDAGVGLASLLGYSLPAFWLGQLLILLFAVQLNVLPAGGMTTARIQLSGAAYYLDVAKHMVLPVLTLATFELGLIARFTRTAMVEALGRDYVLVARAKGGRMNYVVWKHAFPNAIVTTITIVGLEFGVLLGGAVVTETVFSWPGIGRLFYDAILRRDFPLLTGCFILSSIAVIVINLITDLLCAILDPRTRR from the coding sequence ATGACGATGAGCTTACCGGGATTGGTGCTGAACAGGGTCCTGCTGGGCATCCCGACCCTGCTCATCATCGTCACCGCCACCTTTGTATTGATCCGGCTAGCGCCGGGGGATCCGGCACTGATCCTGGCGGGTGATGCCCCCACCCCGGAATTTCTGGCCGCGATTAACGAGCGCTACGGGCTTGATCGGCCGATCCTGGAGCAACTCCTGATCTTCCTCGGCCAAGCGATCCGGTTCGATCTAGGCACCTCAATCTACTATCAGCAACCCGTGGTCGACGTCGTGCTGCAGCGCGCGCCGGCAACCATCATCCTTACCGCTTCGGCGATCCTGGTGGCAGCCCTCGCGGGCGTCATCTTCGGCGTCTGGGCGGCGCGCCACAAGGGCACCAATATCGATGCCGGGGTCGGCCTTGCCTCGCTGCTCGGCTACTCGCTCCCAGCCTTCTGGCTCGGCCAACTCCTGATCTTGCTGTTTGCAGTGCAACTCAACGTTCTTCCCGCCGGCGGCATGACCACCGCGCGCATCCAACTGTCGGGCGCCGCCTACTACCTGGACGTCGCAAAGCACATGGTGCTTCCGGTGCTAACGCTCGCCACCTTCGAGCTCGGCCTGATCGCGCGGTTCACGCGCACCGCAATGGTTGAAGCTCTGGGGCGTGACTATGTGCTGGTCGCGCGCGCCAAGGGCGGGCGCATGAACTACGTGGTCTGGAAACACGCTTTCCCCAACGCCATCGTTACCACGATCACCATCGTCGGGCTGGAGTTCGGCGTGCTGCTTGGCGGCGCCGTGGTGACGGAAACGGTGTTCAGCTGGCCGGGCATCGGCCGCCTATTCTACGACGCCATCCTGCGCCGCGACTTCCCCCTCTTGACCGGCTGCTTCATTTTGTCGTCGATCGCCGTCATCGTGATCAACCTGATCACCGATCTGCTCTGCGCCATCCTCGACCCGCGAACCCGGAGGTAG
- a CDS encoding ABC transporter substrate-binding protein, producing the protein MAEHNWCALAMDRRRFVTGTLTASATLMAPSLAGAQQPTTLVGVLEEDPPGFNSAITSTISTFATSSPVHQGLTQIMADGTIEPLLAKSWEISPDGLTYTFHLRDDVKWHDGHPFTSADVKFSIENANGKLHPWGKVAYKPLKAIETPDDHTVIYRLNAPSASLMSATDRAVGAIIPKHLWEGKNIATDPLNQKPVGTGPYKLVSYERGKEVRYERNPDYFIKGAPLVDQLIFRIMPDPATRISALQQGEVDMIYWNALPQSEVARLSRLPNLQITKSPNRGAAYQAVYNLKNQYLSNKDVRKAFAHAIDRKFIRESVDGGLTSSEQLGPVSPASPLYNKALKDYAFDPALANKLLDQAGFPRGADGNRFTIEIAWPSFNVAAGKIADIIKQNLAAVGVGVKLFSADRAAMIQRCYVGGQFDIAIEAHAIGPDPDIGTERFYNSRNIQPLPYVNNSSYVNAEVDKLFDEQRSLIDLDKRKVVYDKIQEIIWDDLPIMALYQVVFNNVSRKQYAVDIFEDYGNGTWESFDRAKIVGVHTKA; encoded by the coding sequence ATGGCCGAACACAACTGGTGTGCTCTGGCGATGGACCGTCGCCGCTTCGTAACCGGAACGCTCACGGCATCGGCCACGCTGATGGCGCCGAGCCTCGCCGGCGCGCAACAGCCGACCACATTGGTCGGCGTGCTCGAGGAGGATCCGCCCGGGTTCAACTCCGCCATCACCAGCACGATCTCAACTTTCGCCACGAGTTCACCAGTACATCAGGGTCTGACGCAGATCATGGCGGACGGCACGATCGAGCCGCTGCTCGCGAAAAGCTGGGAGATCTCGCCCGATGGCCTCACTTACACGTTTCATCTGCGCGACGACGTGAAGTGGCATGACGGACACCCTTTCACATCGGCCGACGTGAAGTTCTCGATCGAGAACGCCAATGGAAAACTGCATCCGTGGGGCAAGGTCGCCTATAAACCGTTGAAGGCGATCGAGACACCGGACGACCATACGGTCATCTACCGTCTGAATGCGCCCTCGGCCTCGCTGATGTCGGCGACCGACCGCGCCGTCGGCGCAATCATCCCGAAGCATCTGTGGGAGGGCAAGAATATTGCCACCGACCCTCTCAACCAGAAGCCGGTCGGTACCGGCCCCTATAAGCTGGTCTCCTATGAGCGCGGGAAGGAAGTGCGCTATGAGCGAAATCCGGACTATTTCATCAAGGGCGCGCCGCTGGTCGATCAGCTGATATTCCGCATTATGCCCGATCCCGCGACACGCATTTCCGCGCTCCAGCAAGGCGAGGTCGACATGATCTACTGGAACGCGCTGCCGCAGTCAGAAGTCGCGCGTCTATCCAGGCTGCCAAACCTGCAGATCACTAAGTCGCCGAACCGCGGCGCCGCCTATCAGGCAGTGTACAACCTGAAGAACCAGTATCTGAGCAACAAGGACGTCCGCAAGGCTTTCGCCCATGCGATCGACCGCAAGTTCATCCGCGAGAGTGTTGATGGCGGCCTGACCTCGTCGGAGCAGCTCGGCCCCGTCTCGCCAGCCTCGCCGCTCTACAACAAGGCGCTGAAGGACTATGCGTTCGATCCAGCGCTCGCCAATAAGCTCCTCGATCAGGCCGGCTTCCCCAGAGGCGCAGACGGCAACCGCTTCACCATCGAGATCGCATGGCCGTCCTTCAACGTCGCAGCCGGCAAGATCGCGGACATCATCAAGCAGAATCTCGCCGCCGTCGGTGTCGGCGTAAAGCTATTCTCCGCCGACCGCGCCGCGATGATCCAGCGGTGCTACGTCGGCGGCCAGTTCGACATAGCGATCGAGGCCCATGCCATCGGGCCGGACCCGGACATCGGCACGGAGCGCTTTTACAATTCGCGCAACATCCAGCCGCTGCCCTACGTCAACAATTCGAGCTACGTCAATGCCGAGGTCGATAAACTGTTCGACGAGCAGCGCTCGCTCATCGATCTCGACAAACGCAAGGTCGTCTACGACAAGATTCAGGAGATTATCTGGGACGATCTGCCGATAATGGCGCTTTACCAGGTCGTCTTCAATAACGTGTCGCGTAAGCAGTATGCCGTCGACATCTTCGAGGATTATGGCAACGGCACCTGGGAATCCTTCGATCGCGCCAAGATTGTCGGCGTCCACACCAAAGCTTGA
- a CDS encoding carbon monoxide dehydrogenase subunit G has translation MMNMSGSNQISAPREAVWTALFDPQVLKECIQGCEALEQVSDSEYTATVTIKIGPVKARFQGKVSIADAIVGEQCRLVGEGSGGIAGFAKGSALVKLRDAAEGTVIDYEVESQIGGKLAQLGARMINSAAVRMASDFFTRFAEVADAASTESQQSV, from the coding sequence ATGATGAACATGTCCGGCAGCAACCAGATCAGCGCGCCCCGCGAAGCCGTGTGGACGGCGCTGTTCGACCCGCAGGTGCTGAAGGAATGCATCCAGGGCTGCGAAGCGCTGGAGCAGGTGTCTGACAGCGAATATACCGCCACCGTCACCATCAAAATCGGCCCGGTCAAGGCGCGTTTCCAAGGCAAGGTCAGCATCGCCGACGCGATTGTCGGCGAGCAGTGCCGGCTCGTCGGCGAAGGCTCCGGCGGCATCGCAGGCTTCGCCAAGGGCTCCGCGCTGGTCAAGCTCAGAGATGCAGCGGAAGGCACGGTGATCGACTACGAGGTGGAGTCCCAGATCGGCGGCAAACTAGCCCAGCTCGGGGCGCGCATGATCAACTCCGCCGCCGTTCGCATGGCGAGCGACTTTTTCACCAGGTTTGCAGAAGTGGCCGACGCGGCCAGCACCGAGTCGCAACAATCTGTCTAG
- a CDS encoding ATP-binding cassette domain-containing protein, whose translation MSLVVTDLHADIAGKPILQGLSLRIAPGEVAALIGSPGCGKSTLMRVIFGRHPAISGHVEYQGKGTLKRGPADQIKAGIAYVQQGGKVFRSLSVAENLALAAMMLPGAEASGRIEELYTLFPRLAERRGQAAGSLSGGERQMLALSMGMTARPSLLLLDEPSTGLSPLMTERILGEVRSAAKSSGSTVLVVEQNVRNAVSIGDRVLVMSRGVIAHDHAVFPGNDLAELLEVYAFTSAAGKS comes from the coding sequence ATGAGCCTGGTTGTTACCGATCTGCACGCCGATATCGCAGGCAAGCCGATCCTGCAGGGCCTGTCGCTCCGCATCGCGCCGGGCGAAGTGGCCGCGCTGATCGGCAGTCCCGGCTGTGGCAAGAGCACGCTTATGCGCGTGATCTTCGGTCGCCATCCCGCTATTTCGGGGCACGTCGAATACCAAGGCAAGGGTACACTGAAGCGCGGCCCAGCCGATCAGATCAAGGCGGGAATCGCCTATGTGCAGCAAGGCGGCAAGGTCTTCCGCAGTTTGAGCGTGGCGGAGAATTTGGCGCTCGCCGCTATGATGCTACCAGGGGCCGAAGCGTCGGGGCGGATCGAAGAGCTTTACACGCTCTTCCCACGTCTAGCAGAGCGGCGTGGCCAGGCAGCCGGTTCGCTCAGCGGCGGCGAGCGGCAGATGCTGGCGCTATCGATGGGAATGACGGCGCGGCCGAGCCTTCTCTTGCTCGATGAGCCTTCGACGGGCCTGTCGCCGCTCATGACCGAGCGCATCCTTGGCGAAGTCAGGTCTGCAGCGAAATCGTCCGGCTCCACCGTGCTGGTGGTGGAGCAGAATGTCCGCAACGCAGTCTCGATTGGCGACCGCGTACTTGTGATGAGCCGCGGCGTCATCGCCCATGACCACGCTGTCTTCCCGGGCAACGACCTTGCGGAGCTGCTCGAGGTCTATGCCTTTACGTCGGCCGCCGGCAAGTCCTGA
- a CDS encoding ABC transporter ATP-binding protein, which translates to MSAAVPLRVEGICKRFGGLQALKDVSFVAPAGKITGLVGQNGAGKTTLINVITRQLAPDAGEVFAGPRRITRLAAHQVAGAGLARTFQQLRLFANMTCLENVLLGLPKGRGESLAACLFTPGRVARQEAEDRAAARTILEAFGLGDRADASAAGLSYGLQKLLSLARLAAARAEIVLIDEPTSGLSGEAVERVASAVAHFRNEGKTVLLVEHDMDVLFALSDHVVVLDQGQVLCQGTPAEIRTNNEVREIYLGKGHVA; encoded by the coding sequence ATGAGCGCGGCCGTTCCGCTCCGGGTCGAGGGCATTTGCAAGCGCTTCGGTGGTCTCCAGGCGTTGAAGGACGTGTCCTTCGTGGCGCCTGCCGGCAAGATCACCGGCCTTGTTGGCCAGAACGGCGCCGGCAAGACGACGCTGATCAACGTGATCACGAGGCAGCTGGCGCCTGACGCCGGCGAGGTCTTTGCCGGCCCCCGACGCATCACGCGGCTTGCAGCCCATCAGGTGGCGGGTGCGGGTCTGGCACGGACCTTCCAGCAATTGCGGCTCTTTGCCAATATGACTTGCCTGGAAAATGTGCTGCTTGGCTTACCAAAAGGTCGTGGTGAGAGCTTGGCGGCCTGCCTGTTCACGCCTGGCCGAGTGGCTCGCCAGGAGGCTGAGGATCGTGCCGCCGCACGCACCATCCTTGAAGCCTTCGGCCTCGGCGATCGTGCTGACGCCAGCGCCGCCGGGCTTTCCTACGGCCTGCAGAAACTCCTGTCTCTCGCGCGTTTGGCAGCGGCGCGGGCCGAGATCGTATTGATCGACGAGCCAACCTCCGGCCTTTCCGGCGAGGCGGTGGAGCGCGTGGCAAGCGCGGTCGCCCACTTCCGGAACGAAGGCAAAACAGTCCTTCTAGTCGAACATGACATGGACGTGCTGTTTGCCCTATCCGACCATGTCGTGGTGCTCGACCAGGGCCAGGTGCTGTGCCAGGGCACGCCGGCTGAAATCCGGACGAACAACGAGGTGCGTGAGATCTATCTCGGCAAGGGGCACGTGGCATGA
- a CDS encoding branched-chain amino acid ABC transporter permease — protein MDYLFAVLTFFTIYAVLATSLNIVVGHAGLLSIGHAALFCVGAYVSALVSLRLGLAVPLAAVLAVVVTAIVGGLVTVPLLRLSGDYFILGSLGIQIIVVDIIRNLDALTEGPRGLASIPRPSLGGLAVESNLSFAIVYGLVAVTACLLARYLMRSPYGRVLEATRDDEEAASALGRNVVWTRVRAFILSAALAGLAGSMYAHFVSFIDPTSFGFSESIYILSMVVIGGMGTARGPLLGAALLLAAPEIMRFVGASTGSDAYIRQLLYAVLLIAFAYFRPQGIGGKRLA, from the coding sequence ATGGACTATCTCTTCGCCGTCCTCACCTTCTTCACCATTTACGCGGTGCTTGCCACGTCGCTCAACATCGTGGTCGGCCACGCCGGTCTTCTCTCAATCGGCCATGCGGCGCTGTTTTGCGTCGGGGCTTACGTGTCGGCGCTGGTAAGCCTGCGCCTCGGCCTCGCAGTGCCGCTGGCCGCCGTGCTGGCGGTGGTTGTCACGGCGATCGTCGGCGGGCTGGTCACGGTGCCGCTGCTCAGGCTCAGTGGCGATTATTTCATCCTCGGGTCGCTCGGCATCCAGATCATTGTGGTCGACATCATCCGCAATCTCGATGCCCTCACCGAGGGTCCCCGCGGGCTGGCCAGCATCCCCCGGCCCTCGCTCGGTGGACTGGCGGTCGAGAGCAATCTGTCCTTTGCCATCGTGTATGGCCTGGTGGCAGTCACTGCCTGCCTGCTGGCGCGCTATTTGATGCGCAGCCCCTATGGGCGCGTGCTCGAGGCAACGCGCGACGACGAGGAGGCGGCCTCCGCTCTCGGCAGGAATGTTGTGTGGACGCGGGTACGGGCCTTCATTCTCTCGGCGGCGCTGGCCGGGCTGGCAGGTTCCATGTACGCGCATTTCGTCTCCTTCATCGACCCCACCAGCTTCGGTTTTTCCGAGTCGATCTACATACTGTCGATGGTGGTGATCGGCGGCATGGGCACGGCCCGCGGGCCGCTCCTGGGTGCGGCATTGCTCCTGGCCGCGCCCGAGATCATGCGCTTTGTCGGCGCCTCGACCGGCTCGGACGCCTACATCCGGCAGCTCCTTTATGCCGTGCTGTTGATAGCCTTCGCCTATTTCCGGCCGCAAGGCATCGGCGGAAAGAGGCTCGCATGA
- a CDS encoding branched-chain amino acid ABC transporter permease: MELVLQIFAGGVVTAALYGLFGLSFSFIYSSTKIMHFAHGATYTLAMFAFYCLTAQAGLPLLAGAAVTIALAAFAGWAMMSGFYQAFLTKGASQGALMIASLGLFIAVESIAGLLFGTSSRVVSTGSVSRGLDFGGIYLTGLQLWMFGLCAVAIVLALLTVRLSSLGRAVRGMADDPDLAENLGIDVRRLRAIVFAAGSALLALGAVLVSLDVGVVPGSSLRVLLIAATASIIGGSHSLYGGLVGGLAVGLLESVGLYTLDARWLNVMIFSALILILLIQPSGLLKLGRR, from the coding sequence TTGGAGCTGGTTCTTCAGATTTTCGCGGGCGGCGTGGTCACGGCAGCGCTTTATGGCCTGTTCGGCCTCAGCTTCAGCTTCATCTATTCCTCCACCAAGATCATGCATTTCGCGCATGGTGCAACCTACACGCTGGCCATGTTCGCCTTTTACTGCCTGACCGCGCAGGCAGGCCTGCCGCTGCTGGCGGGGGCGGCTGTGACAATAGCCTTGGCCGCATTCGCGGGCTGGGCAATGATGTCGGGCTTCTACCAGGCATTCCTGACCAAAGGCGCCTCGCAAGGCGCGCTGATGATCGCCTCGCTCGGCCTCTTCATCGCGGTGGAGAGCATTGCCGGCCTTCTGTTCGGTACCAGCTCGCGCGTTGTCTCCACCGGCTCGGTCTCGCGCGGCTTGGATTTCGGCGGTATCTATCTCACCGGCCTGCAGCTCTGGATGTTCGGTCTTTGCGCTGTGGCAATCGTCCTGGCGCTGTTGACAGTGCGGCTATCGAGCCTCGGGCGCGCGGTGCGGGGCATGGCCGACGATCCCGACCTTGCCGAAAACCTTGGCATCGACGTTCGGCGCCTGCGCGCCATCGTTTTCGCCGCCGGCTCAGCCCTTCTGGCGCTCGGCGCGGTGCTGGTGTCGCTTGATGTCGGCGTGGTGCCGGGCTCGAGCCTTAGAGTGCTCCTGATCGCCGCCACCGCCAGTATCATTGGCGGCAGTCACTCGCTGTATGGGGGACTAGTCGGCGGCCTCGCTGTTGGCTTGCTCGAAAGCGTGGGCCTCTACACGCTCGATGCCCGCTGGCTGAACGTTATGATCTTCTCAGCGCTGATCCTCATCCTCCTCATCCAGCCGTCCGGCCTTCTGAAGCTGGGGAGACGCTGA
- a CDS encoding ABC transporter substrate-binding protein, whose translation MTGLRLARLAWGAALALGLTTGGLSAAEEIKIGTVLPMTGDAASYGTWMRNGMNIAVDQINAKWGPERKLTVIYEDSKSNPRDGVAAMNKLIAADRVGAVMTTLTGITKALIPIAEEKKVILTTSATLPGITEGKSHVFRNATNLGSEIRALNEFAKTRYKKAAILWVNLEWADWGAKAFEKQFKADGGEVVGSLSFAPDATDVRAQLTRIRVAKPDVILVLAYKTTGQVLKQARELGIEAPFIGTLDFELPEVVQIAKEAAEGSVYTKAVFDTDNPVAGTMTDYTAEYQKRYGQKPEVYGATMYDMLLILAEAMAKSNGDTEATRKAILAVKDFPGASGTTTFLPNGDVDKAVELKTIKGGQYVDYKN comes from the coding sequence ATGACTGGATTACGACTTGCGAGGCTTGCCTGGGGCGCGGCACTCGCGCTCGGGCTAACGACGGGTGGCCTTTCGGCCGCCGAGGAGATCAAGATCGGCACGGTTCTGCCAATGACCGGGGACGCCGCGTCCTACGGCACCTGGATGCGAAACGGCATGAACATCGCCGTGGACCAGATTAACGCGAAGTGGGGTCCGGAGCGCAAGCTCACCGTCATCTACGAGGACAGCAAGAGCAATCCGCGCGATGGCGTGGCGGCGATGAACAAGCTGATCGCCGCCGATCGCGTCGGCGCGGTTATGACCACGCTGACGGGCATCACGAAGGCGCTGATCCCGATCGCGGAAGAGAAGAAGGTCATCCTCACCACCTCGGCCACGCTGCCTGGGATCACCGAGGGCAAGTCCCACGTCTTCCGCAACGCCACTAATCTCGGCAGTGAAATCCGCGCTCTCAACGAATTCGCTAAAACCCGCTACAAGAAGGCGGCGATCCTATGGGTCAATCTCGAATGGGCCGACTGGGGCGCCAAGGCTTTCGAGAAGCAGTTTAAGGCCGATGGCGGAGAGGTCGTCGGGAGTCTGTCTTTCGCGCCCGACGCCACCGATGTGCGCGCGCAGCTCACCCGCATCCGCGTCGCTAAGCCCGATGTCATCTTGGTCCTCGCCTACAAGACCACCGGCCAGGTGTTGAAACAGGCGCGCGAGCTTGGCATCGAGGCACCGTTCATCGGCACGCTTGACTTCGAACTGCCGGAAGTGGTGCAGATCGCCAAGGAAGCGGCCGAAGGGAGCGTCTATACCAAGGCCGTCTTCGACACCGACAATCCGGTGGCTGGCACTATGACGGACTACACCGCCGAATACCAGAAGCGTTACGGCCAGAAGCCGGAAGTCTACGGCGCCACCATGTATGATATGTTGTTGATATTGGCCGAAGCTATGGCGAAGTCGAACGGTGACACGGAAGCCACCCGCAAGGCGATCCTCGCTGTCAAGGATTTCCCAGGCGCTTCCGGTACCACGACCTTCCTGCCCAATGGCGACGTCGACAAGGCGGTCGAGCTGAAGACAATCAAGGGCGGCCAGTACGTCGATTACAAGAACTAA